Proteins from a single region of Verrucosispora sp. NA02020:
- a CDS encoding bacterial proteasome activator family protein: MGAMTEAHSAGQNDEPGQDDAGRSGTVVVVGPDGRPVGTVQTDEGPGEDPTRLVEQPAKVMRIGSMIKQLLEEVKAAPLDDASRHRMREIHERSIVELKEGLAPELREELERLSLPFAEDQAPSEGELRIAHAQLVGWLEGLFHGIQAALVAQQMAARVQLEQMRSGRQALPSGPAGAVLPGMPGMGQPGGAGGEGHSTGQYL; the protein is encoded by the coding sequence ATGGGTGCCATGACCGAAGCACACTCAGCTGGACAGAACGACGAGCCTGGCCAGGACGATGCCGGGCGCTCCGGCACGGTGGTGGTGGTCGGGCCGGACGGCCGCCCGGTCGGCACCGTACAGACCGACGAGGGCCCCGGCGAGGACCCGACGCGCCTGGTCGAGCAGCCGGCCAAGGTGATGCGGATCGGCAGCATGATCAAGCAGCTCCTGGAGGAGGTCAAGGCGGCCCCACTCGACGACGCCAGCCGACACCGGATGCGGGAGATCCACGAACGCTCGATCGTCGAGCTCAAGGAGGGCCTCGCCCCCGAGCTGCGCGAGGAACTCGAACGGCTCTCGCTGCCGTTCGCCGAGGACCAGGCGCCCAGCGAGGGCGAGCTGCGGATCGCCCACGCCCAGCTCGTCGGCTGGCTGGAGGGCCTGTTCCACGGCATCCAGGCCGCCCTGGTGGCGCAGCAGATGGCCGCCCGGGTACAGCTCGAACAGATGCGTTCCGGCCGGCAGGCGCTGCCCAGCGGCCCCGCCGGGGCGGTGCTGCCGGGGATGCCCGGCATGGGCCAGCCGGGTGGTGCCGGTGGCGAAGGACACAGCACCGGTCAGTACCTCTGA
- a CDS encoding S9 family peptidase, which yields MTSDPRAVLTRPAAAPDVTVAYGEHPDQVADLRRPSGTGSSRRLVVVVHGGFWRHEYDRRHTDSMAAALAALGHPVAQVEYRRTGQPGGGWPGTTDDVLAAVTALPRLAAEVLPGLVTPTPAVLVGHSAGGHLALHAARHVPEAVAGVLALAPVADLAEGYRLDLDGGAVAALLGGGPADVPDRYAAVDPRSVVPLPTRTVVMHGTLDEQVPVAMSRAYVAANQAAGADMRLVELSGCEHFGLIDPEAPAWPKVTSVLRSLGEDH from the coding sequence ATGACCTCCGACCCGCGGGCCGTGCTGACCCGTCCCGCTGCCGCCCCGGACGTCACGGTCGCCTACGGCGAGCACCCTGACCAGGTCGCCGACCTGCGCCGGCCGTCCGGCACCGGGTCCTCCCGACGGCTGGTGGTCGTGGTACACGGGGGCTTCTGGCGCCACGAGTACGACCGGCGGCACACCGACTCGATGGCCGCCGCGCTCGCCGCGCTCGGCCATCCGGTGGCACAGGTGGAGTACCGGCGGACCGGGCAACCCGGCGGCGGCTGGCCCGGCACGACGGACGACGTCCTGGCCGCGGTGACCGCACTTCCCCGGCTGGCGGCCGAGGTGCTGCCCGGTCTGGTGACACCGACACCAGCGGTCCTGGTCGGTCATTCCGCCGGTGGCCACCTCGCCCTGCACGCGGCGCGACACGTGCCGGAGGCGGTGGCGGGAGTGCTCGCTCTCGCGCCGGTCGCCGACCTCGCCGAGGGGTACCGGCTGGACCTGGACGGGGGTGCGGTGGCGGCCCTGCTGGGTGGTGGTCCGGCCGACGTACCCGACCGGTACGCGGCTGTCGACCCGCGATCCGTGGTACCGCTCCCGACACGCACCGTAGTGATGCACGGCACGCTCGACGAACAGGTTCCGGTCGCCATGAGCAGGGCGTACGTGGCCGCAAACCAGGCAGCCGGGGCCGATATGCGCCTTGTAGAGCTTTCCGGATGCGAGCATTTCGGGCTCATCGACCCCGAGGCGCCGGCCTGGCCCAAGGTAACCAGCGTGTTGCGGTCTCTTGGCGAAGATCATTAA
- a CDS encoding HAD family hydrolase gives MDATPGLIATDIDGTLLRDDRTLSAHTAAVLARISARGTPVVLVTGRPIRWLRLVYEQLAEPVPAVCANGAVVYDPVDDQVLRADPLAPELLAEVAERLRAEVPGVSLAVEIVDSREMRHEAHYPVRWEAGDAAIRVVDKPEELLSAPAVKLLVRAGDQDPDRFTEMISTALAGLAEATHSSNSGLVEISAAGVTKAAGLAWYCHRIGVDPADVLAFGDMPNDVPMLTWAGRAVAVANAHPTVLAVADDVTSTNSTDGVAAYLEKVFGAD, from the coding sequence ATGGACGCGACGCCCGGCCTGATCGCCACCGACATCGACGGCACGCTGCTCCGCGACGACCGCACGCTGAGTGCCCACACCGCTGCGGTGCTGGCCCGGATCTCCGCCCGGGGCACGCCGGTCGTGCTGGTCACCGGCCGTCCGATCCGTTGGCTCCGACTCGTGTACGAGCAGCTCGCCGAGCCGGTGCCGGCGGTCTGCGCCAACGGCGCGGTGGTCTACGACCCCGTCGACGACCAGGTGCTGCGTGCCGATCCCCTGGCGCCGGAGTTGCTCGCCGAGGTGGCGGAGCGCCTGCGGGCGGAGGTGCCGGGCGTGAGCCTCGCGGTGGAGATCGTCGACAGCCGGGAGATGCGGCACGAGGCGCACTATCCGGTGCGCTGGGAGGCCGGTGACGCGGCGATCAGGGTTGTGGACAAGCCGGAGGAGCTGCTGTCGGCGCCGGCGGTGAAGCTGCTGGTCCGGGCCGGTGACCAGGATCCGGACCGGTTCACCGAGATGATCTCGACCGCGTTGGCGGGGCTGGCGGAGGCCACCCACTCGTCGAACTCCGGACTGGTGGAGATCTCGGCGGCCGGGGTGACGAAGGCGGCCGGGCTGGCCTGGTACTGCCACCGGATCGGCGTCGACCCGGCCGACGTGCTGGCCTTCGGCGACATGCCGAACGACGTACCGATGCTGACCTGGGCCGGCCGGGCGGTGGCGGTGGCCAACGCGCACCCCACCGTGCTGGCGGTCGCCGACGACGTCACCTCGACGAACTCCACCGACGGCGTGGCCGCGTACCTGGAGAAGGTCTTCGGGGCCGACTGA